The Chryseobacterium sp. 52 genome includes a region encoding these proteins:
- a CDS encoding 30S ribosomal protein THX: protein MGKGDRKSRRGKINSGSYGKRRPRKGSKSIGPSETKEKK from the coding sequence ATGGGAAAAGGAGACAGAAAATCAAGAAGAGGCAAAATCAATTCTGGAAGTTATGGTAAAAGAAGACCTAGAAAAGGATCTAAATCTATCGGTCCTTCTGAAACAAAAGAAAAGAAATAA
- a CDS encoding transcription antitermination protein NusB, whose product MLGRRQIREKVVQTVYSYYQNPVKFDVLEKNMFSGIEKIYNLYIYQLNFLVALKELAETQIEIGKNKYLKTDAEINPNQKFINNQVLIKLDENPERLFFTGQHKDLKWDMHDDVLVKTFQRITAGKRYQDFMKEDGYSFEDDQKFIGKLFLRYIAENDDFQEYLSDKELSWYDDIHIANSMVQKTIGFLKEDEESRTLIKMIKDEEDKLFAGKLLRDTLNNWEANEKKLSERLENWDLERVSLMDKVILSTSISELDNFPLTPSRVIINEYIEIAKVFATDRSNIFINGILDKYCKDLNRI is encoded by the coding sequence ATGTTAGGAAGACGACAAATCCGTGAAAAAGTAGTACAAACAGTGTATTCATACTATCAGAACCCTGTAAAATTTGATGTTTTAGAGAAAAACATGTTTTCAGGAATAGAGAAAATCTATAATCTCTATATCTATCAGCTTAATTTTTTAGTGGCTCTGAAAGAATTGGCAGAGACTCAGATTGAGATAGGAAAGAACAAATATCTTAAAACTGATGCTGAAATTAATCCTAACCAGAAATTTATCAATAATCAGGTACTGATCAAACTGGATGAAAATCCTGAGCGATTATTTTTTACAGGTCAGCACAAAGATTTGAAATGGGATATGCATGATGATGTACTGGTAAAAACTTTCCAAAGAATTACAGCAGGGAAGCGTTATCAGGATTTCATGAAAGAAGATGGATACTCTTTTGAAGATGATCAGAAATTTATCGGTAAATTATTTTTAAGATATATTGCTGAGAATGATGATTTTCAGGAATATCTGAGTGATAAAGAACTTTCATGGTATGATGATATTCATATTGCCAACTCAATGGTACAGAAAACCATCGGTTTCCTGAAGGAAGATGAAGAAAGCAGAACTTTAATTAAGATGATTAAAGATGAAGAGGATAAACTTTTCGCAGGAAAACTTCTTAGAGATACCCTGAACAATTGGGAAGCTAATGAGAAAAAGCTGAGCGAAAGATTGGAAAACTGGGATCTGGAAAGAGTTTCTTTAATGGATAAAGTGATTTTGTCGACCTCTATTTCAGAACTGGATAATTTTCCTTTAACCCCTTCAAGAGTCATTATCAATGAATATATTGAAATTGCAAAAGTATTTGCCACAGACCGTTCAAATATCTTCATTAATGGAATTTTAGATAAATACTGTAAAGATTTAAACAGAATATAA
- a CDS encoding transposase: MENQEPDYKRIFTDIISRKYPHKEEECQSILKKRKMSTLDIIKLNILVFGVKDKETFAFNQRHRFYSKSAIVEILDYQKRNNLNNTEVAAYFKLSRNSVAKWKKNFLI; the protein is encoded by the coding sequence ATGGAAAACCAGGAACCGGATTATAAAAGAATTTTTACCGACATTATTTCAAGAAAATACCCTCACAAAGAAGAAGAATGTCAGTCGATATTGAAAAAGAGAAAAATGTCAACGCTGGACATCATTAAACTGAATATCCTCGTATTTGGTGTTAAGGATAAAGAAACGTTTGCATTTAATCAGAGACATCGGTTTTACAGTAAATCTGCAATAGTGGAAATTCTGGATTATCAAAAGAGAAATAACTTAAATAACACTGAAGTAGCTGCCTATTTTAAATTAAGCAGAAACAGTGTCGCCAAATGGAAAAAAAATTTCCTCATATAA
- a CDS encoding mechanosensitive ion channel family protein, giving the protein MDDLKLSNIQQHWEGFISSAISWAPRIITAVISALLIYLIGSWMIRIIKRLVEKGFKKRNMEASLQLFLLNIINWGLNILLFIVVVTQLGVQTSAFVAMIGAAGLAVGLALQGSLTNFAGGILILLLKPFKIGDFISVSSGASGTVNAIDVFHTRLITPQNQLIVIPNGEISNKSITNFTQLGTRRTWFDIGVSYNADLKQAKEILLQVIKNNEYALETPAPQVVVTELGDSAVNLSIRATTSNENFWAMNEELMISCKAALDRAGIEIPFPQRDVHVYNK; this is encoded by the coding sequence ATGGACGATTTAAAATTAAGTAACATTCAACAACATTGGGAAGGTTTTATATCTTCCGCTATTTCATGGGCACCCCGGATTATTACGGCTGTTATTTCAGCATTATTGATCTATCTGATCGGATCCTGGATGATAAGAATTATCAAGAGACTGGTTGAAAAAGGCTTTAAAAAGCGTAATATGGAAGCTTCTTTACAGCTTTTCCTTTTAAATATTATTAACTGGGGGCTTAATATCCTGCTGTTTATTGTAGTCGTAACTCAATTGGGCGTACAGACGTCTGCATTTGTGGCCATGATTGGTGCTGCCGGTTTGGCTGTAGGACTTGCTTTGCAGGGATCACTGACCAATTTTGCAGGCGGAATACTTATTCTGTTACTGAAGCCATTTAAAATAGGCGACTTTATTTCTGTGAGTTCAGGAGCTTCCGGAACCGTAAATGCCATAGATGTTTTTCACACAAGACTTATCACACCTCAAAATCAGTTGATTGTAATTCCTAACGGGGAGATTTCAAATAAAAGTATTACCAATTTTACCCAGTTAGGCACCCGAAGAACATGGTTTGATATAGGCGTCTCTTACAATGCCGATCTGAAGCAGGCAAAAGAAATCCTCCTGCAAGTGATAAAAAATAATGAATATGCGCTTGAAACCCCTGCACCGCAGGTGGTAGTCACTGAGCTTGGAGACAGCGCTGTCAATTTATCCATAAGAGCCACCACTTCCAACGAAAATTTCTGGGCAATGAATGAAGAATTAATGATCAGCTGTAAAGCCGCTCTTGACCGTGCAGGAATTGAAATTCCTTTTCCACAGCGCGATGTACATGTTTACAATAAATAA
- a CDS encoding DUF937 domain-containing protein, producing the protein MSLIDLLTGNTSNQVAEQAENKFGISRNQIIALLAVAAPLVISYLRNKSQDANEAEALNNALDKDHDGSILDDASQAEARQAEGGSILDHVFGGQKSTVENQLSQNTGISIDKIGPILAMLAPVIMGYIGKEKQQNNVGAGGLGDLLGGILGNASNQAQTQQSNPLNDILGSVLGNGQSQAGGNPLNDILGSVLGGGGQQQQGGGLGSILGNILGGK; encoded by the coding sequence ATGAGTTTAATTGACCTACTTACAGGTAACACCAGCAATCAGGTTGCTGAACAGGCAGAAAACAAATTCGGGATCAGCAGAAACCAGATTATTGCTTTATTGGCGGTAGCTGCCCCTTTGGTAATTTCTTACCTCAGAAATAAATCTCAGGACGCTAATGAAGCTGAAGCTTTAAATAATGCCTTAGATAAAGATCACGACGGAAGTATTCTTGATGATGCCTCACAAGCTGAAGCAAGACAGGCTGAAGGAGGATCTATTCTTGATCACGTTTTCGGAGGTCAGAAAAGCACGGTAGAAAATCAGCTTTCTCAGAATACAGGAATTTCAATCGATAAAATAGGACCTATTTTAGCAATGCTGGCTCCGGTTATTATGGGATATATCGGGAAAGAGAAACAACAGAATAATGTAGGAGCCGGAGGTTTAGGAGATCTTTTAGGAGGAATTCTTGGGAATGCATCCAATCAGGCTCAGACACAGCAGTCTAATCCTTTAAATGATATTTTGGGAAGTGTTTTAGGAAACGGACAATCTCAAGCGGGAGGAAATCCACTTAACGACATCCTGGGAAGCGTACTCGGCGGAGGCGGACAGCAGCAGCAGGGAGGCGGCTTAGGAAGTATCCTTGGTAATATTTTAGGAGGAAAATAA
- the yajC gene encoding preprotein translocase subunit YajC — MLTIFLQAAPGGSSSPMMLILMGVMFVGFYFLMIRPQMRKQKQEKNFQETLKVGTRVVLTSGLHGRIAQIQDDGFVIETLSGKLKFEKAAVSREFTESRFGDKAKAAEKTAEKKEIETEKK, encoded by the coding sequence ATGCTAACAATATTTTTACAAGCAGCACCTGGAGGATCATCGTCTCCAATGATGCTCATCCTGATGGGTGTGATGTTTGTAGGGTTTTATTTCTTAATGATAAGACCTCAGATGAGAAAACAGAAGCAGGAGAAAAATTTTCAGGAAACCTTAAAAGTAGGAACCAGAGTTGTCCTTACTTCTGGTCTTCACGGAAGAATTGCTCAGATTCAGGATGATGGATTCGTGATCGAAACATTATCTGGAAAGCTGAAATTCGAAAAAGCGGCGGTTTCAAGAGAATTTACAGAATCGCGTTTCGGAGATAAAGCAAAAGCAGCTGAAAAAACAGCAGAGAAAAAAGAAATTGAAACTGAAAAGAAATAA
- a CDS encoding DUF1573 domain-containing protein yields MKKTLSIIALSIIGLGLVSCKKENQQAAAGAEVATITDSTAGATNLAPSNPTAAPVSGETAPAAPVSNQPLTSVALSESNFDFGKIKKGDKVQHVYEITNTGKNPLVISEVKPGCGCTAPDFTKDPILPGKKGKITLHFDSSNFDGNVQKYADVFANVDKAPIKLTFTANIQP; encoded by the coding sequence ATGAAAAAGACGTTATCAATTATCGCCTTATCTATCATAGGCCTTGGTTTGGTTTCTTGTAAAAAAGAGAACCAGCAAGCTGCTGCCGGTGCAGAAGTTGCTACTATTACAGATTCTACAGCGGGTGCAACCAATTTGGCTCCTTCTAATCCTACTGCGGCTCCGGTTTCAGGTGAAACAGCTCCTGCCGCTCCGGTTTCTAACCAGCCATTAACTTCAGTTGCCCTATCTGAAAGCAACTTCGATTTTGGAAAGATCAAAAAAGGAGATAAAGTACAGCACGTTTACGAAATTACAAATACAGGAAAAAATCCTTTGGTGATCTCCGAAGTAAAACCTGGATGCGGATGTACAGCTCCTGATTTCACGAAAGATCCTATTCTTCCTGGTAAAAAAGGAAAAATTACTTTGCATTTTGATTCTTCAAACTTCGACGGTAACGTTCAGAAGTATGCAGATGTATTTGCAAACGTAGATAAAGCTCCTATCAAATTAACGTTCACAGCGAACATCCAACCTTAA
- a CDS encoding MATE family efflux transporter: protein MTKYIEFFKRAFSGEEVDYTKITIRSAVLLLAIPMMLEMAMESVFALVDLYFVGHLKESGYAIQTVGLTESVLSVMYSIAIGMSMAATALVARRIGEKNPEQASRSAAQVMLVSFIITIILSLFGVIYAEEILVLMGSKPEAAAYGKDFTRIMMGSSVIIMLLFLINGIFRGAGNAAIAMKSLWIANIVNIILCPVLIKGFGPIPAMGLTGAALATTIGRSIGVIYQLYHLLVADTQIRIALPYFNPDFKQIKAIVKIATPGIFQFVIASCSWIFLAQLVATTGGENASAGYQTALRLMMFFMLPAWGLSNAASTLVGQNMGANEMLRAEQSVMKTVKYNVIFMLAVNLIFFLLGDVLVGFFTQETGIKEFAKNALHIMSVGFIFYGIGMVLINAFNGAGDTWTPTWVNFFGFWLFQIPLAYFLSKHFEMGPKGVFISIPVAETLITIVAFILFKKGKWKTVKV, encoded by the coding sequence ATGACAAAATACATAGAATTTTTTAAAAGAGCATTCAGTGGTGAGGAAGTAGATTACACCAAAATAACAATAAGAAGTGCCGTACTTCTTTTAGCGATTCCTATGATGCTGGAAATGGCGATGGAATCCGTGTTTGCATTGGTTGATCTGTATTTTGTCGGACATTTGAAAGAAAGTGGTTACGCAATTCAGACTGTCGGTTTAACAGAATCCGTGCTTTCTGTAATGTATTCTATCGCAATAGGAATGAGCATGGCAGCAACAGCCCTGGTTGCCCGGAGAATTGGGGAGAAAAACCCGGAACAGGCTTCGAGAAGTGCCGCGCAGGTGATGTTGGTTTCATTTATTATTACCATCATATTAAGTTTATTCGGGGTGATTTATGCCGAGGAAATTTTGGTTCTGATGGGTTCAAAGCCTGAAGCGGCAGCCTATGGGAAAGACTTTACAAGGATTATGATGGGAAGCAGCGTGATCATCATGCTTTTATTTTTGATAAACGGGATCTTCAGGGGAGCCGGAAATGCAGCTATTGCGATGAAGTCTCTTTGGATCGCCAATATTGTCAACATTATTCTTTGTCCTGTTCTGATTAAAGGTTTCGGACCCATTCCTGCGATGGGGCTTACGGGAGCTGCTCTGGCAACAACAATAGGACGGAGTATTGGGGTTATTTACCAGCTGTATCATCTTTTGGTTGCAGATACCCAGATTCGTATTGCCCTTCCTTACTTTAATCCTGATTTCAAGCAGATAAAAGCTATTGTAAAGATTGCAACACCCGGAATCTTCCAATTTGTGATCGCTTCATGCAGCTGGATTTTTCTTGCCCAGCTGGTGGCAACTACCGGAGGAGAAAATGCTTCTGCCGGCTATCAGACCGCTTTGAGGCTGATGATGTTCTTTATGCTTCCTGCCTGGGGACTCAGTAATGCCGCTTCCACACTGGTGGGGCAGAACATGGGAGCCAATGAAATGCTGAGGGCAGAACAGTCTGTTATGAAAACGGTAAAATATAATGTCATCTTCATGCTGGCTGTCAATTTAATATTTTTCCTGCTGGGAGACGTTCTTGTCGGATTTTTTACACAGGAAACCGGGATCAAAGAATTTGCTAAAAATGCCCTGCACATTATGAGTGTCGGATTTATTTTTTATGGAATAGGGATGGTACTTATTAATGCTTTTAACGGAGCTGGTGATACATGGACACCAACCTGGGTGAATTTCTTTGGATTCTGGCTGTTTCAGATTCCGCTGGCTTATTTTCTTTCAAAACATTTCGAGATGGGACCGAAAGGGGTGTTTATCTCTATTCCCGTCGCCGAAACATTAATTACCATTGTCGCTTTTATTTTGTTTAAAAAAGGAAAGTGGAAGACTGTGAAGGTGTAG
- a CDS encoding ankyrin repeat domain-containing protein yields MKKIISTAFLLIISVSANMFSAQSLSKKQMQAIQSDNVVTFKKNFAKGDYNKCFDLKDETFSALGFSSLYGRNKIITFLLDNKADINKACNGKTPLALAEAGNKEETIQLLLQKGAVRN; encoded by the coding sequence ATGAAAAAAATAATCTCTACTGCCTTTTTACTTATCATCTCAGTATCTGCCAATATGTTTTCTGCACAATCTCTAAGCAAAAAACAAATGCAGGCTATTCAGTCTGACAACGTTGTGACATTCAAAAAGAATTTTGCAAAAGGAGATTACAATAAGTGTTTTGACCTTAAGGATGAAACTTTCAGTGCATTAGGTTTCAGCTCTCTTTACGGTAGAAATAAGATCATTACATTTCTTCTGGACAATAAGGCTGACATTAATAAGGCCTGTAACGGTAAAACGCCTCTTGCTCTGGCGGAAGCTGGAAATAAAGAGGAAACGATACAGCTACTGCTTCAAAAAGGGGCTGTCAGAAATTAA
- a CDS encoding ABC transporter ATP-binding protein, whose amino-acid sequence MKALKTLNPYFWKHKILLFWGLLFIIASNFFNIYKVQFVGKSVDELTKGGNLGFNKQVLIYVAIIVGCSLLTGLFTFMMRQTIIVASRRIEYELKNKIYRHYQELSLTDYKQTTIGDLMNRLSEDVVAVRMYLGPGVMYVVNLVILLLITSIYMVKTDASMTVWTLLPLPILSYIIFKVSSIINKKSKIMQKSQSAISTFVQDSFSGIRVVKFFAKEDYIKKNYGIKVTDYQDKALDLAKTEAYFFTIILFVIGLLNVAVILIGGQKYIAGELTVGKIADFFMYINILIWPFSMVGWVTSVNQRAEASMQRINEFLDKKSEVINTNFENYPIKGDIEFRNVSYVYPNTGIRALDNLSFKINAGESLAIMGKTGSGKSTIALLLCRLIDPTEGEILIDGKNLKEHNLANYRNFIGYIPQESYLFSDSIENNIGFAIDHPSHEKVVEYAKIADVDKNIVGFKEQYKTLVGERGVMLSGGQKQRICIARALIKDPNIIIFDDSLSALDTETEQNILENIDRKISSATSIIITHRESSAQRADKIINLTEIANSVTA is encoded by the coding sequence ATGAAAGCGCTAAAAACCTTAAACCCTTACTTTTGGAAGCACAAAATATTATTGTTTTGGGGGTTGCTATTTATCATTGCCAGTAATTTCTTCAATATTTATAAGGTCCAGTTTGTTGGAAAGTCTGTAGACGAACTTACAAAAGGAGGAAATCTGGGCTTTAACAAGCAGGTTTTGATCTATGTCGCTATTATTGTCGGCTGCTCGCTTCTGACGGGATTATTCACTTTTATGATGCGACAGACGATCATCGTTGCCTCAAGAAGGATAGAATATGAGCTGAAGAATAAAATTTACAGACATTATCAGGAACTATCCCTGACAGACTACAAACAAACCACCATCGGTGACCTTATGAACAGGCTAAGCGAGGATGTGGTTGCTGTAAGAATGTATCTGGGTCCCGGGGTCATGTATGTGGTGAATCTGGTGATTCTTCTTTTGATTACCAGTATTTATATGGTTAAAACGGATGCATCAATGACGGTATGGACCTTGCTGCCGCTTCCTATTTTATCCTATATTATATTTAAGGTAAGTTCCATCATCAATAAGAAGTCGAAGATCATGCAGAAAAGTCAGTCTGCCATCTCCACTTTTGTACAGGACAGCTTTTCAGGAATCAGAGTGGTGAAGTTTTTTGCCAAAGAAGACTATATCAAGAAGAACTACGGCATCAAAGTAACCGACTACCAGGACAAAGCATTGGATTTAGCAAAAACAGAGGCGTATTTCTTTACCATCATATTATTCGTAATCGGACTTCTGAATGTTGCCGTGATTCTTATCGGCGGACAGAAATATATTGCCGGGGAACTGACTGTTGGTAAAATTGCAGATTTCTTCATGTATATCAACATCCTGATCTGGCCGTTTTCAATGGTAGGATGGGTAACCTCCGTTAACCAGAGAGCGGAAGCTTCCATGCAGAGAATTAATGAATTTCTGGATAAAAAATCAGAGGTCATTAATACGAACTTTGAAAACTATCCTATTAAAGGTGATATTGAATTCAGAAATGTTTCTTACGTGTATCCCAATACGGGAATCAGAGCATTAGATAACTTAAGCTTTAAGATCAATGCCGGGGAATCTCTGGCGATTATGGGTAAAACAGGAAGTGGAAAATCTACCATTGCTTTATTATTGTGCAGACTTATAGACCCAACTGAAGGGGAAATTCTCATTGACGGCAAGAACCTGAAGGAGCATAATCTCGCCAATTACAGGAATTTCATTGGATATATTCCTCAGGAAAGCTATTTATTCTCCGATTCTATTGAAAATAATATCGGTTTTGCCATCGATCATCCTTCTCACGAAAAAGTCGTGGAATATGCAAAAATTGCAGACGTAGACAAAAATATTGTTGGATTTAAAGAGCAGTATAAAACACTGGTTGGTGAACGCGGCGTGATGCTTTCGGGAGGACAGAAGCAAAGAATATGTATTGCCAGAGCTTTAATTAAGGATCCCAATATCATCATTTTTGATGATTCATTGTCTGCTTTGGATACCGAAACCGAGCAGAATATTCTTGAAAATATTGACAGAAAAATCAGCAGTGCTACGTCCATAATTATCACACACAGAGAGTCTAGCGCTCAGAGAGCGGATAAAATCATTAACCTTACTGAAATTGCCAATTCTGTAACTGCTTAG
- a CDS encoding SDR family NAD(P)-dependent oxidoreductase → MNQNTGKTVLILGANSDVAKQCIRQYIEKGCSVMAASRDIRSLEKFVADSHLDSSKVKILYFDAVDFDSHQKWYDELPVKPHIAVYAAGFLVDNEKALRDFKGTQQMMQVNYMGAVSILNIITMDQSNTHLERIIGLSSLSGVRGRKSNFVYGSTKAAFTQYLAGLRQELAARKITVNALVIGYIRTKINEGLQLNESLIMEPDYVAKYIVNAGNSFTIVPNFKWKIIYTILKILPESLVAKLP, encoded by the coding sequence ATGAATCAGAATACAGGAAAAACCGTTCTTATCTTAGGGGCCAATTCAGATGTTGCCAAGCAATGTATCAGGCAGTATATTGAAAAAGGATGTTCTGTGATGGCGGCTTCGCGGGATATCCGTTCACTTGAGAAATTTGTGGCGGACAGTCATCTCGATTCTTCAAAAGTTAAGATCCTGTATTTTGATGCGGTAGATTTCGATTCCCATCAGAAATGGTATGATGAACTTCCGGTGAAGCCTCATATTGCGGTGTATGCAGCAGGATTTTTAGTGGATAATGAAAAAGCCCTGAGAGATTTTAAAGGGACTCAGCAAATGATGCAGGTTAACTATATGGGAGCGGTCTCAATCCTGAATATTATTACAATGGACCAGAGCAATACACATCTGGAAAGAATCATCGGGCTGTCATCACTTTCAGGGGTAAGAGGAAGAAAAAGCAACTTTGTCTATGGAAGCACTAAGGCAGCATTTACACAGTATTTAGCCGGCTTAAGACAGGAGTTAGCGGCAAGAAAAATAACCGTGAATGCTTTGGTAATCGGGTATATCAGAACTAAGATCAATGAAGGGCTACAGCTCAATGAATCTTTAATAATGGAGCCAGATTACGTAGCAAAATATATTGTTAATGCAGGGAATTCATTCACTATTGTCCCGAATTTTAAATGGAAGATTATTTATACTATTTTAAAAATTTTACCCGAAAGCCTTGTGGCAAAACTTCCCTGA
- a CDS encoding helix-turn-helix domain-containing protein has protein sequence MENFKDIHIGSLVHKRVNGLDIQMLRICQFLKCTEKEVEEMYQLESLDTAILLKWSKLLEYDFFRIYSQHLILYAPPSSSAIKQTDKGIPQFRKKIYTKEIIDFVLELVESKEKTIQQIIQEYRIPKTTIYKWTKKYKKD, from the coding sequence ATGGAAAATTTTAAAGATATACATATTGGCTCTTTAGTTCATAAAAGAGTAAACGGGCTTGATATTCAGATGCTCCGTATTTGCCAGTTCCTTAAATGTACGGAGAAGGAAGTGGAAGAAATGTATCAGCTGGAAAGTCTGGATACGGCTATTCTTTTAAAGTGGAGTAAACTGCTGGAATATGATTTTTTCAGAATTTATTCCCAGCATTTGATCTTGTATGCCCCGCCCTCTTCTTCTGCAATAAAGCAGACCGATAAAGGAATTCCTCAGTTCAGGAAAAAAATTTATACAAAGGAAATCATAGATTTTGTTTTAGAACTTGTAGAATCAAAAGAAAAGACCATACAGCAGATTATCCAGGAATATAGAATTCCAAAGACCACTATTTATAAATGGACAAAGAAGTATAAAAAGGATTAA
- the aspS gene encoding aspartate--tRNA ligase: MFRSHTNGELSLKNLNEEVTLSGWVQTIRDKGFMIWIDLRDRYGITQLVFDQDRSSAQLMEEAKKLGREFVIQVTGKVIERVSKNPNIPTGEIEILVEKLAVLNESQLPPFTIEDETDGGEELRMKYRYLDIRRAPVRDKLIFRHKMAQKVRNYLSDEGFIEVETPVLIKSTPEGARDFVVPSRMNPGQFYALPQSPQTFKQLLMVGGMDKYFQIVKCFRDEDLRADRQPEFTQIDCEMAFVEQEDIMNVFEGMTKTLIKDITGQEFGDFPRMTFADAMKKYGNDKPDIRFGMEFVELNELVKGKDFKIFDDAELVVGINVEGCADYTRKQIDELVDWVKRPQVGASGMVWAKFQNDGVKTSSVNKFYNEEDLAKIIEKFGAKEGDLMLILSGNENKVRAQLSALRMELGNRLGLRKGNVFAPLWVVDFPLLEFDEDTQRYHAMHHPFTSPKPEDIHLLETDPGKARANAYDMVLNGNEIGGGSIRIFNKDLQSKMFDLLGFTKEEAEAQFGFLMNAFKYGAPPHGGLAFGFDRLVAILDGNEVIRDYIAFPKNNSGRDVMIDAPASIAEAQLDELELKLNLHPKN; the protein is encoded by the coding sequence ATGTTTCGATCACACACGAACGGAGAATTATCTCTGAAAAATCTTAATGAAGAAGTTACACTTTCCGGATGGGTACAGACTATCCGTGATAAAGGATTTATGATTTGGATAGATCTTCGGGATCGTTACGGAATTACTCAGCTGGTTTTTGACCAGGACCGTTCTTCTGCACAATTGATGGAGGAAGCAAAAAAACTGGGCCGTGAATTCGTTATTCAGGTTACAGGAAAAGTAATCGAAAGGGTAAGCAAAAATCCTAATATTCCAACAGGGGAAATTGAAATTTTAGTGGAAAAATTAGCGGTTCTTAATGAGTCTCAGCTTCCGCCTTTCACTATTGAAGATGAAACGGATGGTGGTGAAGAATTAAGAATGAAATACCGTTACCTGGATATCAGAAGAGCTCCGGTAAGAGATAAACTGATCTTCCGTCACAAAATGGCTCAGAAGGTAAGAAACTATCTTTCAGATGAAGGATTTATTGAGGTTGAAACTCCGGTTTTAATTAAATCTACTCCGGAAGGGGCAAGAGATTTTGTGGTTCCAAGCAGAATGAATCCGGGACAGTTTTACGCACTTCCACAATCGCCACAGACGTTCAAGCAGCTTCTGATGGTTGGAGGAATGGATAAATATTTCCAGATTGTAAAATGTTTCCGTGATGAAGATTTAAGAGCCGACAGACAGCCGGAATTTACACAGATCGACTGTGAAATGGCTTTTGTAGAGCAGGAAGATATTATGAATGTCTTTGAAGGCATGACGAAAACGCTGATCAAAGATATTACGGGACAGGAATTCGGAGATTTCCCGAGAATGACTTTCGCGGATGCGATGAAAAAATACGGAAATGACAAACCGGACATCCGTTTCGGAATGGAATTCGTAGAGCTTAATGAGCTTGTTAAAGGAAAAGACTTTAAAATATTTGACGACGCTGAACTGGTGGTCGGAATCAATGTGGAAGGATGTGCTGACTATACGAGAAAGCAGATCGATGAGCTGGTAGACTGGGTAAAACGTCCGCAGGTAGGAGCTTCAGGAATGGTTTGGGCTAAGTTCCAGAACGACGGTGTAAAAACTTCTTCTGTGAATAAGTTCTACAACGAGGAAGATCTGGCGAAGATCATTGAAAAATTCGGAGCTAAAGAAGGGGACTTAATGCTGATCTTATCCGGAAACGAAAATAAGGTAAGAGCGCAGCTTTCTGCTTTGAGAATGGAGCTTGGAAACCGTTTGGGACTAAGAAAAGGAAATGTATTTGCACCACTTTGGGTGGTAGACTTCCCATTATTGGAATTTGACGAAGACACGCAGAGATACCATGCTATGCATCACCCTTTTACTTCTCCTAAGCCTGAAGATATTCACTTACTGGAAACAGATCCGGGCAAAGCAAGAGCGAATGCGTATGATATGGTTCTTAACGGAAACGAAATTGGTGGGGGTTCTATCAGAATCTTTAACAAGGATCTTCAGTCTAAAATGTTTGATCTTTTAGGGTTTACTAAGGAAGAAGCAGAAGCTCAGTTCGGATTTTTGATGAATGCCTTTAAGTATGGCGCACCGCCTCACGGTGGTTTGGCTTTCGGATTTGACCGTTTGGTGGCTATTCTTGATGGAAACGAGGTGATCAGAGATTATATTGCATTCCCTAAGAATAATTCCGGGCGTGATGTGATGATTGACGCGCCTGCATCTATTGCTGAGGCACAGCTTGATGAACTGGAGTTAAAATTAAATCTTCATCCCAAAAACTAA
- a CDS encoding DUF3276 family protein, translating into MSEYKERHENEIFTKVLKAGRRTYFFDVRETKAGDYYLTITESKKNFGENGEATFEKHKIYLYKEDFKSFQEMFNESTDFIINEKGEDVISEKHDKDFKSKSFTIDSDDEV; encoded by the coding sequence ATGAGTGAATACAAGGAACGCCATGAAAATGAAATTTTCACTAAGGTGTTAAAAGCAGGAAGAAGAACTTATTTCTTTGATGTACGCGAGACGAAAGCAGGAGATTATTATCTTACGATTACCGAAAGTAAAAAGAATTTCGGGGAGAATGGGGAAGCTACATTCGAGAAGCACAAAATTTATCTTTACAAAGAAGATTTTAAAAGTTTTCAGGAGATGTTTAATGAATCCACAGATTTCATCATTAACGAGAAGGGTGAGGATGTAATATCAGAAAAACACGACAAAGACTTCAAAAGCAAATCATTTACCATTGATTCTGACGACGAAGTTTAA